Proteins co-encoded in one Elusimicrobiota bacterium genomic window:
- a CDS encoding helix-turn-helix transcriptional regulator — translation MQIAQIRQRKKMTQAQLAKKIGVRQQFVARLENSYETVPSLRTLQKVADALDRHLYVDFR, via the coding sequence ATGCAGATTGCCCAAATCAGGCAGCGCAAAAAGATGACCCAAGCCCAATTAGCCAAAAAAATTGGCGTTCGCCAGCAATTCGTGGCGCGTTTAGAAAATTCTTACGAAACCGTGCCCAGCTTGCGCACTCTTCAGAAAGTGGCGGATGCCCTAGATAGGCACCTTTACGTTGATTTTCGGTAG
- a CDS encoding dienelactone hydrolase family protein encodes MTKIFLALMINASSIAHAEIKTQTIAYKHGTTELQGYLAYDDTKKSKLPGIIVVHEWKGHGDYVRRRAEMLAKLGYVAFAIDMYGKGIFAKDHQEAAKLAGMYKGDRKLMRERALSGLEVLKKQKNVDTSNLAAIGYCFGGTTVLELARAGAPLKGVASFHGALDTPMPAQPGQVKAKVLVLHGADDKHVNQDLEAFKDEMRNAKADWQLTAYGGAVHSFTVPEAGNDPTKGAAYNEKADKRSWQAMKSFFEEIFK; translated from the coding sequence ATGACTAAAATTTTCCTTGCTCTCATGATTAACGCCTCTTCCATCGCCCATGCCGAAATCAAAACCCAAACGATCGCTTACAAACACGGCACAACCGAGTTGCAAGGCTACCTGGCCTACGACGACACAAAAAAAAGCAAACTCCCCGGCATCATTGTTGTCCACGAATGGAAAGGTCACGGCGACTATGTCCGCCGCAGGGCTGAAATGCTCGCCAAATTAGGCTATGTCGCCTTTGCCATCGACATGTACGGCAAGGGCATCTTTGCCAAGGACCATCAGGAAGCCGCCAAACTGGCGGGGATGTACAAAGGCGACCGCAAATTAATGCGCGAACGCGCCCTTTCGGGCTTAGAGGTGCTCAAAAAACAAAAAAACGTGGACACGTCAAATCTCGCGGCCATCGGCTATTGCTTCGGCGGAACCACGGTTTTGGAATTAGCCCGCGCCGGCGCCCCCTTAAAAGGCGTGGCCAGCTTCCACGGCGCCTTAGACACGCCCATGCCCGCCCAACCCGGCCAGGTCAAAGCCAAAGTCCTTGTCCTTCACGGCGCTGACGACAAACATGTCAATCAAGACCTCGAAGCCTTCAAAGACGAAATGCGAAACGCCAAAGCCGACTGGCAGTTGACCGCCTATGGAGGAGCCGTGCACAGCTTCACCGTCCCCGAAGCCGGCAACGACCCGACAAAAGGAGCCGCGTATAATGAAAAAGCCGACAAACGCTCCTGGCAAGCCATGAAAAGTTTCTTTGAGGAAATTTTTAAATAA